One Luteolibacter rhizosphaerae DNA segment encodes these proteins:
- a CDS encoding RNA 2'-phosphotransferase, with translation MKTIEVSKFLSLVLRHEPGKIGITLDENGWTDCRELIDAAGRRGKRFSYETLLEVVRTSDKQRFALSEDGKRIRANQGHSVKVDLALPVGTPPDRLYHGTVPKFIESIRESGLNKGARHHVHLSPDLKTATKVGQRRGEALILTIRAAEMSAAGYGFYVSENGVWLTDAVPPQFIEFP, from the coding sequence GTGAAAACGATAGAAGTAAGCAAGTTCCTGAGCCTCGTGCTACGCCACGAGCCGGGTAAGATCGGCATCACCCTCGATGAAAACGGGTGGACGGATTGCCGTGAACTGATCGATGCGGCAGGGCGCCGCGGGAAGAGGTTCAGTTACGAAACCCTGCTGGAAGTCGTCCGGACTTCCGACAAGCAGCGCTTCGCGCTGAGCGAAGACGGCAAGCGGATCCGCGCCAACCAAGGTCACTCGGTGAAGGTGGATCTGGCCCTGCCGGTCGGCACTCCGCCGGACCGGCTCTACCACGGCACCGTGCCGAAGTTCATCGAGTCGATCCGTGAAAGCGGACTGAACAAAGGCGCCAGACATCATGTCCATCTCAGCCCGGATCTGAAGACCGCGACCAAGGTGGGCCAACGCCGGGGAGAAGCCCTGATCCTCACCATCCGTGCTGCCGAGATGTCGGCGGCGGGCTACGGGTTCTATGTCTCGGAGAACGGGGTCTGGCTCACGGATGCCGTGCCGCCGCAATTCATCGAGTTCCCATGA
- a CDS encoding O-acetyl-ADP-ribose deacetylase, with amino-acid sequence MKAVRGDITKLAVDAIVNAANSSLLGGGGVDGAIHRAAGPDLFFECRLLGGCKTGEAKITKGYKLPAKHVIHTVGPVWNGGTRGEAEKLANCYRHSLDLAVEHSLTSIAFPAISTGIYGYPIEEAAAIAVRTVVDYVREYPLDVTFCCFSAKDLEIYQAELATEE; translated from the coding sequence ATGAAAGCAGTCCGGGGCGACATCACGAAGCTGGCGGTGGATGCCATCGTCAATGCGGCGAACAGCAGCTTGCTCGGCGGCGGTGGCGTGGACGGCGCCATTCACCGGGCGGCGGGGCCGGATCTATTCTTTGAATGTCGGCTTCTCGGCGGCTGCAAGACCGGCGAGGCAAAGATTACGAAGGGCTACAAGCTCCCGGCGAAGCACGTGATCCACACCGTAGGCCCCGTGTGGAATGGCGGGACGCGTGGCGAGGCCGAGAAGCTGGCCAACTGCTACCGTCACTCGCTGGACCTGGCCGTGGAGCATTCCCTGACCTCGATTGCCTTCCCGGCGATCAGCACAGGCATCTATGGATATCCGATCGAGGAGGCGGCTGCGATCGCGGTGCGAACCGTCGTGGACTATGTGAGAGAGTACCCGCTCGATGTGACCTTTTGCTGCTTCTCGGCAAAAGATTTGGAGATCTATCAGGCCGAGTTGGCCACAGAAGAATGA
- a CDS encoding NUDIX hydrolase: MAHTYEYPRPALTVDCVVFGFDGAGLQVLLIRRGLEPFLGAWALPGGFVHMEEDLEAAARRELEEETGLKGVFLEQLETFGAPGRDPRGRVVSVAYFALVRPDRNPARGDTDASEAAWFPADKLPELAFDHSVILTTALERLRGKIRYQPVGFELLPESFTLTQLQALYEAILGRGLDKRNFRKKLGAFDFVVETQGFAGGSHRPARLHRFDHDKYEALRSKGFLFEL; this comes from the coding sequence ATGGCCCATACCTACGAGTATCCCCGCCCCGCCCTCACCGTGGACTGCGTCGTCTTCGGCTTCGACGGGGCCGGGCTGCAGGTGCTCCTGATCCGCCGCGGTCTGGAGCCCTTCCTCGGCGCGTGGGCCCTACCCGGAGGCTTCGTCCACATGGAGGAAGACCTGGAAGCCGCGGCCCGCCGCGAGCTGGAGGAAGAGACCGGCCTGAAGGGCGTCTTCCTCGAGCAGCTCGAAACCTTCGGCGCCCCCGGGCGCGATCCCCGCGGGCGGGTCGTCAGCGTCGCCTACTTCGCCCTCGTCCGGCCGGACCGGAATCCCGCCCGGGGAGATACCGACGCCAGCGAGGCGGCATGGTTCCCCGCCGACAAGCTCCCCGAACTCGCCTTCGACCATTCGGTGATCCTCACCACCGCGCTCGAACGCCTGCGGGGAAAGATCCGCTACCAGCCCGTCGGCTTCGAGCTTCTGCCGGAGAGCTTCACGCTTACCCAGCTCCAGGCACTCTACGAAGCCATCCTCGGGCGGGGCTTGGACAAGCGGAACTTCCGCAAGAAATTGGGTGCATTCGACTTCGTCGTGGAAACCCAGGGCTTCGCGGGCGGTTCACACCGTCCTGCCCGGCTCCACCGCTTCGATCACGACAAGTACGAGGCACTCCGTAGCAAAGGATTTCTTTTCGAACTATGA
- the pncA gene encoding bifunctional nicotinamidase/pyrazinamidase yields MNENALILVDIQNDFLPGGALAVPEGDQVIPRANRLMDDFGIIVATQDWHPSDHGSFAANHPGKQLFEVTDLNGLPQVLWPTHCEQGTSGAEFAPGLHSGRITKVFQKGTDPAIDSYSGLFDNGHRKSTGLGEWLRDQGVKHVTVCGLATDYCVKFTALDALAEGFEVTLDLAASRGVNLTPGDVDKAVEEMRSKGVKIREAN; encoded by the coding sequence ATGAACGAGAACGCACTCATCCTCGTGGATATCCAGAATGACTTCCTCCCCGGCGGTGCGCTGGCGGTGCCGGAAGGAGATCAGGTCATCCCGCGCGCCAATCGTCTGATGGATGATTTCGGGATCATCGTCGCTACCCAGGACTGGCACCCCTCCGATCACGGCAGCTTCGCGGCGAATCACCCGGGCAAGCAGCTCTTTGAGGTGACCGATCTCAATGGCCTGCCTCAGGTGCTGTGGCCGACCCACTGTGAACAAGGTACGAGCGGCGCGGAGTTTGCCCCTGGGCTCCATAGCGGACGCATCACCAAAGTCTTTCAGAAAGGCACAGATCCCGCCATCGACAGCTACAGCGGCCTTTTCGATAACGGCCACCGCAAGTCGACGGGCTTGGGCGAATGGTTGAGGGATCAGGGCGTGAAGCACGTGACTGTCTGCGGCCTGGCTACCGACTATTGCGTGAAGTTCACGGCGCTGGATGCCCTCGCGGAAGGCTTCGAGGTAACGCTCGATCTCGCAGCAAGCCGAGGCGTGAACCTGACACCCGGCGATGTCGACAAGGCGGTGGAGGAGATGCGATCGAAGGGAGTGAAGATCCGCGAAGCGAATTGA
- the pnuC gene encoding nicotinamide riboside transporter PnuC — translation MESTGLSLEQEKKISPDTILVPALSALLLLSAWLKWLPLDLTEAWGFATGALCVWLVTKGNIWNWPIGLANNIFFAILFWRARLYADCGLQGVYLAFGIWGWWTWLHGGQNRSKLKVSHASRVEWIAIAVFLIAGTWGLRELLIKVNGAAPFWDALSTVICLAAQYLLCRKKIENWWLWITADLIYVPLYASKELPLTAALYAGFIVLCILGLKRWRKELQTQPA, via the coding sequence ATGGAAAGCACCGGTCTCAGTCTGGAACAGGAGAAGAAAATTTCGCCGGACACGATCTTGGTTCCGGCCTTGTCGGCTCTTCTCCTGCTCTCCGCTTGGCTGAAGTGGCTGCCGCTCGATCTCACGGAGGCATGGGGTTTCGCCACCGGGGCCCTTTGCGTCTGGCTGGTCACCAAGGGAAACATTTGGAACTGGCCGATCGGGCTGGCGAACAACATCTTCTTCGCGATCCTGTTCTGGCGCGCGCGGCTGTATGCCGATTGTGGACTGCAGGGCGTTTACCTTGCCTTCGGGATCTGGGGTTGGTGGACATGGCTCCACGGCGGGCAGAACCGCTCGAAGCTGAAGGTCTCTCACGCATCGCGTGTCGAGTGGATCGCCATTGCGGTATTCCTCATCGCCGGGACCTGGGGCCTGCGCGAGTTGCTGATCAAGGTGAACGGGGCGGCACCGTTCTGGGATGCGCTCAGCACCGTGATCTGCTTGGCCGCCCAGTATTTGCTCTGCCGGAAGAAAATCGAGAACTGGTGGCTGTGGATCACCGCAGATCTCATCTATGTTCCCTTATATGCCTCCAAGGAACTGCCACTGACTGCCGCACTCTATGCGGGTTTCATCGTCCTGTGTATCCTCGGGCTGAAGCGATGGAGGAAGGAACTTCAAACCCAGCCGGCATGA
- a CDS encoding ADP-ribosylglycohydrolase family protein: MNVIGDTGALDRAMGCLAGLAVGDALGTTLEFESPGSFKPIDDIVGGGPFHLKPGQWTDDTSMALCLAESLLECGGFDLRDQADQYVRWWREGYLSATGLCFDIGNTVSAALASFLRTGKPDSGSASPHAAGNGSIMRLAPVPIYYKVAGDAVKQSVESSRSTHQAPACLDACRYLGGILWALIHGAGKDEVLGPLYSPLGTLRLDDPALRAVAHGSFKEKQPPAIRGTGYVVQSLEAALWAFYHSDNFKEGALLAVNLGDDADTTGAIYGQIAGAYYGLEGIPAAWLETLHQRELILDFGKRLYEAA, encoded by the coding sequence ATGAACGTAATCGGAGATACAGGCGCGCTTGATCGCGCGATGGGCTGCCTCGCCGGGCTCGCGGTAGGAGATGCCTTGGGCACGACTCTTGAATTCGAAAGTCCCGGTAGCTTCAAGCCAATCGATGACATCGTTGGTGGCGGCCCCTTCCATCTGAAACCGGGCCAGTGGACCGATGACACCTCGATGGCTCTCTGCCTTGCGGAGAGCTTGCTGGAGTGCGGCGGCTTCGATCTGCGCGACCAAGCCGACCAGTATGTCCGCTGGTGGCGAGAGGGTTATTTGAGCGCTACGGGTTTGTGCTTCGACATCGGGAACACGGTGAGCGCTGCCTTGGCCTCATTTCTGAGGACGGGGAAGCCGGACAGCGGCAGTGCCAGCCCCCACGCTGCAGGAAATGGCTCGATCATGCGCCTGGCACCGGTGCCGATCTACTACAAGGTGGCTGGCGACGCGGTGAAGCAATCGGTGGAGAGTTCGCGCAGCACTCACCAAGCGCCGGCTTGCTTGGATGCCTGCCGTTATCTGGGTGGCATTCTTTGGGCGTTGATCCACGGAGCGGGAAAAGACGAGGTGTTAGGACCTCTTTATAGCCCGCTCGGAACGCTGAGGCTGGATGATCCTGCCTTGCGTGCGGTGGCCCACGGATCTTTCAAAGAGAAGCAGCCGCCTGCGATCCGCGGGACGGGCTACGTGGTGCAATCGCTGGAAGCGGCTTTGTGGGCCTTCTATCACTCGGACAACTTCAAGGAGGGTGCCTTGTTGGCGGTGAATCTGGGCGATGACGCTGACACCACCGGCGCTATCTACGGTCAGATCGCAGGAGCCTATTACGGCTTGGAGGGAATTCCTGCCGCATGGCTTGAGACGCTCCACCAGCGCGAGCTGATCCTCGACTTTGGCAAACGACTTTACGAAGCAGCATGA
- a CDS encoding nicotinate phosphoribosyltransferase, which yields MITNSPLQTDLYQLTMAAAYWQAATAEQESVFHLFFRRLPFKGGYAIAAGLEPALEWLESFRFGTAELDYLAGLKTKAATPLFKEEFLGYLGDLRLKLDIDAVPEGELVFAHEPVLRVQGPILHAQLAETALLNILNFQTLVATKAARVCHAAARSPVVEFGYRRAQGPDGGYSASRAAWIGGCTGTSNVLAGQRFGIPVLGTHAHSWVMSFDDELEAFERYAEAMPDNSTLLVDTYDTLKGVDHAITVARKLREKGHELNGIRLDSGDLAWLSQQARAKLDAAGFPDVKVVASNDLDEHIIESLRHQGARIDTWGVGTNLVTAADQPALGGVYKLAALRKADGSWQPRIKLSEQTAKSSIPGRLQVRRFESEGMLVGDAIYDVDRSISGEVEIVDPSDPIRRKKIAAGTVYKDVLQPAMKAGARVFAPEPLAAARERCQAALAKLHPGILRLANPHSYPAGLEQGLYQERERLLASFR from the coding sequence ATGATCACGAACAGTCCGCTTCAGACCGATCTCTATCAGCTCACCATGGCAGCCGCCTACTGGCAGGCCGCTACCGCGGAGCAGGAGAGCGTGTTCCACCTCTTTTTCCGCCGCCTGCCCTTCAAGGGCGGTTACGCCATCGCCGCCGGCCTGGAGCCCGCGCTCGAATGGTTGGAGTCCTTCCGCTTCGGCACCGCGGAGCTCGATTACCTCGCGGGCCTCAAGACCAAGGCGGCCACGCCGCTCTTCAAGGAGGAGTTCCTAGGCTACCTCGGGGACTTGAGGCTGAAGTTGGATATCGATGCCGTGCCGGAGGGAGAGCTGGTCTTCGCCCATGAGCCGGTGCTGCGGGTGCAGGGGCCCATCCTCCACGCTCAACTCGCGGAGACGGCGTTGCTGAATATCCTGAACTTCCAGACCCTTGTCGCGACCAAGGCGGCCCGCGTCTGTCATGCGGCGGCGAGATCGCCGGTGGTGGAGTTCGGCTACCGCCGCGCGCAGGGTCCGGATGGCGGCTACTCGGCCAGCCGGGCGGCATGGATCGGCGGTTGCACGGGCACCTCGAATGTTCTCGCGGGCCAGCGCTTCGGCATCCCGGTGCTGGGCACGCACGCCCACTCGTGGGTCATGTCCTTCGATGACGAGCTGGAAGCCTTCGAACGCTATGCCGAGGCGATGCCGGACAACTCGACCCTGCTGGTGGATACCTACGACACGCTGAAGGGCGTGGACCACGCGATCACCGTTGCCCGCAAGCTGCGCGAGAAAGGCCACGAACTGAATGGCATCCGCCTCGATTCGGGCGACCTCGCCTGGCTCAGCCAGCAGGCGCGGGCGAAGCTGGATGCCGCGGGCTTCCCGGACGTGAAGGTCGTGGCAAGCAACGACTTGGATGAGCACATCATCGAGAGCCTGCGCCACCAAGGAGCCAGGATCGATACCTGGGGCGTCGGCACGAATCTCGTTACTGCGGCGGATCAACCCGCACTGGGCGGCGTCTACAAACTGGCCGCACTCCGGAAGGCCGACGGTAGCTGGCAGCCGCGGATCAAGCTCAGCGAACAGACCGCGAAGAGCTCAATCCCGGGTCGCCTGCAGGTCCGCCGCTTCGAGAGCGAGGGCATGCTGGTAGGGGATGCGATCTACGATGTGGATCGTAGTATCTCGGGCGAGGTGGAGATCGTCGATCCGTCCGATCCCATCCGCCGCAAGAAGATCGCCGCGGGCACGGTCTACAAGGACGTGCTCCAACCGGCAATGAAAGCAGGGGCACGCGTCTTTGCACCGGAGCCGCTGGCTGCCGCCCGCGAGCGTTGCCAGGCGGCGCTGGCGAAGCTGCACCCGGGGATTCTGCGTCTCGCGAATCCCCACTCCTACCCTGCGGGTCTTGAGCAGGGATTGTATCAAGAGCGGGAACGCCTACTGGCGAGCTTCCGCTGA
- the nadE gene encoding NAD(+) synthase, with amino-acid sequence MNVRLAAVALNQTPLDWAGNALRIRAAIRDARDAGATLVCLPELCLTGYGCEDAFFAPSTHERAWEMLQKLLPETKGLVLALGLPVFHQRALFNCSAVVADGELLGLAAKKNLAGDGIHYEPRWFKPWLGGVRDDYFTADGKSVPIGDLVFDVGGVRMGFEICEDAWVADRPGAKLAARGVDLILNPSASHFAFGKAEIRRRFVAEGSRAFGAAYVYSNLLGNEAGRVIYDGQLLLAHDGRVIAESPRFGFKDHRVLAAGVDLSSGRLALSRSASHRPALPADADPGLIRTGFGWPKLSPALEKHALPDEAMDGKMEEFTHAVALGLFDYLRKSHSNGYVISLSGGADSAAAACLVRLMHDLAKAELGDDFGGKLRAKSFGGLLLTAYQGTENSGEVTRNAAAVLAEALGATHRELDIAAIHKAYVAMIEAAYGEALSWERHDISLQNIQARVRSPGIWMLANLRNALLLSTSNRSEAAVGYATMDGDTSGGLAPISGIDKAFLREWLRWLETTGPLLGDRRLPIPALSVVNSQQPTAELRPGDQAQTDEKDLMPYPVLDFIERASIRDRKSPAAVLELLALVFPQYPEDTRKQWVKRFFTLWSRNQWKRERYAPGFHLDDENLDPKTWCRWPILSGGFQEELAEL; translated from the coding sequence ATGAACGTTCGTCTCGCTGCTGTTGCTTTGAATCAAACCCCGCTCGATTGGGCCGGGAATGCCTTGCGCATCCGCGCCGCCATCCGCGATGCCCGTGATGCGGGCGCGACGCTGGTCTGCCTGCCGGAACTTTGCCTCACAGGCTATGGCTGCGAGGATGCCTTCTTCGCCCCGTCCACGCATGAACGCGCATGGGAGATGCTGCAGAAGCTTCTCCCGGAAACGAAGGGTCTGGTGCTTGCGCTGGGTCTTCCCGTCTTCCATCAGCGCGCCCTGTTCAACTGCTCGGCGGTGGTGGCCGACGGAGAACTGTTAGGCTTGGCCGCGAAGAAGAATCTCGCCGGTGATGGCATTCACTACGAGCCACGCTGGTTCAAGCCTTGGCTAGGCGGAGTGCGGGATGACTACTTTACCGCGGATGGTAAAAGCGTGCCGATCGGGGATCTGGTCTTCGATGTCGGCGGGGTCCGCATGGGCTTCGAGATCTGTGAGGATGCCTGGGTGGCGGACCGGCCGGGAGCGAAGCTGGCGGCACGCGGGGTGGACCTGATCCTGAATCCCAGCGCCAGCCACTTCGCTTTCGGGAAGGCGGAGATCCGCCGTCGCTTCGTCGCGGAAGGATCGCGTGCCTTCGGGGCCGCCTACGTTTACTCGAACCTGCTTGGAAATGAAGCGGGTCGCGTCATCTACGACGGCCAGCTTCTGCTGGCGCATGACGGGCGGGTGATAGCGGAGAGCCCGCGTTTCGGCTTCAAGGACCACCGGGTGCTCGCAGCCGGCGTGGATCTATCGAGCGGCAGGCTGGCCTTGTCGCGGAGTGCCAGCCATCGGCCAGCCCTGCCGGCGGATGCCGATCCGGGACTGATCCGCACAGGCTTCGGATGGCCCAAGCTCAGCCCGGCGCTTGAGAAGCATGCTCTGCCGGATGAAGCGATGGACGGAAAGATGGAGGAGTTCACCCATGCCGTGGCGCTGGGCCTCTTCGACTACCTGCGGAAGAGCCATTCGAACGGCTATGTCATCTCGCTCAGCGGCGGCGCGGATTCGGCCGCTGCAGCTTGTCTGGTCCGGCTGATGCATGATCTCGCGAAGGCCGAACTCGGCGACGATTTTGGCGGCAAGCTCCGGGCCAAGAGTTTCGGCGGACTACTGCTCACGGCGTATCAGGGGACGGAGAATAGCGGCGAGGTGACACGCAACGCCGCGGCGGTATTGGCGGAAGCGCTGGGCGCCACACATCGCGAGTTGGATATCGCGGCGATCCACAAGGCCTACGTGGCGATGATCGAAGCGGCCTACGGGGAAGCATTGAGCTGGGAGCGGCATGACATCTCCCTGCAGAACATCCAAGCGCGCGTGCGCTCGCCCGGGATCTGGATGCTGGCGAACCTGCGCAATGCCCTGCTCCTCTCGACCAGCAACCGCAGCGAGGCGGCCGTGGGCTATGCGACGATGGATGGCGATACCTCGGGCGGCCTCGCGCCGATCTCGGGGATCGACAAGGCCTTCCTGCGCGAGTGGCTGCGTTGGCTGGAGACCACGGGCCCCTTGCTTGGCGATCGGAGGCTGCCGATCCCCGCCTTGTCGGTGGTGAACTCGCAGCAGCCGACCGCGGAACTGAGGCCGGGCGATCAAGCGCAGACGGATGAGAAGGACCTCATGCCCTATCCCGTGCTGGACTTCATCGAGCGCGCTTCGATCCGTGATCGTAAGAGCCCGGCCGCGGTGCTGGAGCTTCTGGCATTGGTCTTCCCCCAATATCCGGAGGACACGCGTAAGCAGTGGGTGAAGCGCTTCTTCACGCTCTGGAGCCGGAACCAGTGGAAGCGCGAGCGTTATGCACCCGGCTTCCATCTGGATGACGAGAACCTCGATCCGAAGACTTGGTGTCGCTGGCCGATCTTGAGCGGTGGCTTTCAGGAAGAACTTGCCGAGCTATGA
- a CDS encoding DUF4291 domain-containing protein yields MKLADYNEVVTTWPAEGRHILASHDEDSVVVYQAYRPAIGRYAAENQRLGGDFSFSRMSWIKPNFLWMMYRSGWGTKEGQEITLAVTIPRSFFDEMLAAAVVSSFDSTRYRDTDQWKADLERSEVRLQWDPDHAPDGTSQKRRAIQLGLRGEMLRRYAERELIRIEDISDFVAAQRTRVSAGNHGLSIPFETVYRPGREDAAANVGLDLFDYGCPPVSLTIPI; encoded by the coding sequence ATGAAGCTGGCCGATTACAATGAAGTCGTGACGACCTGGCCGGCAGAGGGTCGTCATATCCTCGCTAGTCACGATGAGGATTCGGTGGTGGTCTATCAGGCCTATCGGCCTGCGATTGGTCGCTATGCGGCTGAGAACCAGCGTTTAGGCGGGGATTTCAGCTTCAGCCGCATGAGCTGGATCAAGCCGAACTTCCTGTGGATGATGTATCGCTCGGGCTGGGGGACGAAGGAGGGCCAGGAAATCACCTTAGCGGTGACGATCCCGCGCAGCTTCTTCGACGAGATGTTGGCCGCCGCAGTGGTCTCCAGTTTCGATTCGACACGTTATCGCGATACCGACCAGTGGAAGGCTGATCTGGAGAGATCCGAGGTCAGGCTACAGTGGGACCCGGACCATGCGCCGGATGGCACATCGCAGAAGCGCCGCGCGATCCAGCTCGGGCTGCGCGGTGAAATGCTTCGCCGTTATGCAGAGAGGGAACTGATTCGGATCGAAGACATCTCGGACTTTGTCGCCGCGCAGAGGACGCGCGTGAGCGCTGGTAATCACGGGCTGAGCATCCCCTTTGAGACGGTCTATCGTCCGGGCCGGGAGGATGCGGCTGCAAATGTAGGTCTCGATCTCTTCGATTACGGCTGCCCTCCCGTATCACTGACAATACCAATATAA
- a CDS encoding AAA family ATPase translates to MSGERFGLGVVVGKFLPPHRGHRYLIETALSRCERVVVIVCGKPVDPIPPELRAGWLREMVPQAEVMLIDDRYDENDSRVWAENTIGWLGRAPDVVFTSEDYGERYASYMGSKHVMVDQARIAVPCSGTAVRSDPFAMWDFMDPPLREWYAKRVVILGAESTGTTTLSMDLAATIGTSWVGEYGREYSAIKQAGGESEWRSEEFMDIVREQTRREDAAAREANRILICDTNSFATVQWHRRYVGRPFPELETFAANCRADLYFLTGDEIPFVQDGLRDGEHLRHEMHQWFEGSLKSQPAPWFLLRGSREERVKQALQIIRDLWGPGALVPRNGS, encoded by the coding sequence ATGAGCGGCGAGCGCTTCGGTCTCGGCGTGGTGGTTGGGAAGTTCCTGCCACCGCATCGTGGCCACCGTTATCTGATCGAGACCGCACTCAGCCGCTGCGAGCGAGTGGTGGTGATCGTCTGCGGCAAGCCGGTGGATCCGATTCCTCCCGAACTGCGAGCCGGCTGGTTGCGCGAGATGGTGCCGCAGGCGGAAGTGATGCTGATCGACGACCGCTACGACGAGAACGACTCGCGCGTGTGGGCGGAGAACACCATCGGCTGGCTCGGCCGTGCGCCGGACGTCGTTTTCACTTCTGAAGACTACGGCGAGCGCTACGCCTCCTACATGGGAAGCAAGCATGTGATGGTGGATCAGGCCCGGATCGCTGTGCCCTGCAGTGGCACGGCGGTGCGAAGTGACCCTTTCGCCATGTGGGACTTCATGGATCCACCGCTTCGGGAGTGGTATGCCAAGCGGGTCGTGATCCTGGGTGCTGAGTCCACCGGCACCACGACCCTGTCGATGGACCTCGCCGCTACAATCGGCACGAGCTGGGTAGGGGAGTATGGCCGCGAGTACAGCGCGATCAAACAGGCTGGCGGCGAATCCGAATGGCGATCGGAAGAGTTCATGGACATTGTCCGTGAGCAAACCCGTCGTGAAGACGCGGCGGCGCGGGAGGCGAACCGCATCCTGATTTGCGACACGAATTCCTTCGCAACCGTGCAGTGGCACCGCCGCTATGTTGGCAGGCCATTTCCCGAGTTGGAGACCTTCGCGGCAAATTGCCGGGCGGACCTCTATTTTCTCACCGGAGATGAGATCCCTTTCGTGCAAGATGGGCTGCGCGATGGCGAGCATCTGCGGCATGAGATGCACCAGTGGTTCGAGGGATCTCTGAAGTCGCAGCCGGCTCCATGGTTCCTCCTACGCGGCAGCCGTGAGGAGCGGGTGAAGCAAGCACTTCAGATCATCCGTGATCTATGGGGACCCGGAGCCCTTGTCCCGAGAAACGGATCATGA
- the solA gene encoding N-methyl-L-tryptophan oxidase, with amino-acid sequence MKVAVIGVGGSGSAALRFLAQAGHEVVGYEQFAIGHDRGSSHGHSRIIRRTYPDPFHTRMMARAYELWDDLEREAQEELFVKCGGITFGPEYDEKIIATRASLEEAKLDYELLTREEASQRYPAIDIGIGNVAVFQKDSGFLRAANCVQAQARLATQNGALIHEHTAVRSIEEGAQGVTISTDANTQRFDTVVVTAGPWLGKFLAPLKLPLRTALRQVIYAAIGSNERHFAPDRMPVWIEEPSEYYGFPSDGVISGMKFASHDAGRDFDPDHAGRPVMDEWTSRAMEHAVKRFPDLTGEIVSAQSCLYTITPDERFIVDRAPGSQRIVLCSACSGHGFKFTVLSGWLAGKLATVKQQAPPSEWSISRFL; translated from the coding sequence ATGAAAGTCGCGGTGATCGGAGTAGGTGGCAGCGGTTCGGCTGCCCTGCGTTTCCTCGCACAGGCGGGACACGAGGTCGTAGGCTACGAGCAGTTCGCGATCGGCCATGATCGCGGTAGTTCCCATGGCCACAGCCGCATCATCCGGCGGACCTATCCGGACCCCTTCCATACCCGGATGATGGCACGCGCCTACGAACTCTGGGACGATCTGGAGAGGGAAGCGCAGGAAGAGCTCTTCGTGAAATGCGGCGGCATCACCTTCGGTCCGGAGTACGATGAGAAGATCATCGCCACCCGAGCTTCCTTGGAAGAGGCGAAGCTGGATTACGAGTTGCTCACTCGAGAGGAAGCTTCGCAGCGCTATCCGGCGATCGACATTGGTATCGGCAACGTGGCGGTCTTCCAGAAAGACTCCGGCTTCCTCCGGGCCGCCAATTGCGTGCAGGCTCAAGCGAGACTGGCGACGCAAAATGGAGCGCTGATCCACGAACACACCGCCGTCAGGTCAATCGAAGAGGGTGCTCAAGGGGTAACAATCTCGACCGATGCTAACACCCAACGATTCGACACCGTCGTCGTGACCGCCGGGCCTTGGCTCGGCAAATTTCTTGCGCCGCTGAAGCTTCCCCTACGCACTGCCCTGCGACAAGTCATCTACGCCGCGATCGGAAGCAACGAAAGACACTTCGCTCCGGACCGCATGCCGGTATGGATCGAAGAACCCAGCGAATACTATGGCTTCCCGAGCGACGGCGTTATCTCCGGCATGAAGTTCGCCTCGCACGACGCAGGCCGGGACTTCGATCCCGATCATGCGGGGCGCCCCGTAATGGACGAGTGGACCTCTCGCGCAATGGAACATGCCGTGAAACGTTTCCCTGATCTAACAGGCGAGATCGTCTCCGCTCAATCCTGCCTCTACACCATCACGCCTGACGAGCGTTTCATCGTGGATCGCGCGCCCGGCTCGCAGCGGATCGTGCTTTGTTCGGCCTGCAGCGGTCACGGCTTCAAGTTCACCGTCCTCTCCGGCTGGCTCGCAGGTAAGCTCGCGACTGTGAAGCAGCAGGCTCCGCCCTCGGAGTGGAGCATTTCGAGATTCCTCTGA